CGCCTCAACTGGGAACCCGTCGGCCTGTTTTGCGACATGGCTTGGTAGCTGGTAAACTCCGCCCTTTACTCGTTTCATCGGTGCTTCGAGCGACTCCTCTGAGAGCGACCGTTCACTCCACTCGGTGTGTGAAACTGCCACCTCAAACCCGGCGGCTCGTGGTGGAACTGCGGGCAACGCCTCGGCGTTCTCCGGGTAACCCTCAAGAAGTGGTGCGTATCGGAACGGAAGACGAAGCAGATGGCTCCGGGTTGTTTTCCCAGAGTAGAAACACCGATTCGGATCCGCAACAAGTACGTCCTCGACGCGTTCCTCGTCAGTCGGATAGTCGATGCCGTAGTGGTCGGGGTCGCCGCCAGATTGTGCCTGCATTACCCGCTCAATCGCCTGCCCGAGACTCATTGGGTCGGTCGCATGCGAGAGCCAGCAGGCTGCTGCAATAGCGTCGTCTGCGTCGGTCGTGAGCGTGTACGTCGAGATTTCTGGGGAGCTGATTGGCGCGTAGTACGCACGAACCGCGAACAGACAGGGCTCGTAGACTCGTCCACCTGCCTCGTTAGCTTCAGCGGCGACGTCATCGCTGTGTAGGCGCGACTCGAAGTCGGCTTCGAGGCCTTGGATACGTCGTCGACGGCCGATCACTTCATACTCCACGGGATCAATATGAATCTCGGTGTTCTCGGCCGCAGCGAACCGTGCTTCGACGCCGGGCGTGTCCTTCGACCCATACGTCCCGCGCTCAAAGGACTCCTCTGTCCAACCGTCTGCAAGCCGAATCTGGTAGTCGTCAGTAATCATCGAGGCTTCGGGTTCCGTCGGCGCAGGACCGACCTCCAAATCGCTCTCATCCATCTTAAAATCGTGTTCGTCCATGTTATTGACTCTTAACCCCACCTACTTAAACAAAAGTCGCGGTCGAAGATCACCTAGTCTCTAATCTCAAGTACATCTCAGCCGAGTAGATTCGCGAGTTCGTGGAGACTCTCCTTCAGGTTGTGCTCGTGTTCGGTCGAAACCGTGATGAACTCCTTCGTGTCACTGTGGTGCCTGAATTTTCCCAGCGACAGCGCCAGATCCCCACTCGGCGTCCCAACGAGCTTCAACAGCACGGACGTATTCTGGAGACCGCTCTCAAGCCAGACCTTCTTAACGTCCTGCCATCCACTAGACGTGACCTCGGCCGATTCGACCTCGTACGCCAAGCTATGGACTTTTCCACGGTTTCGTCCATGATTTGTCTGAACCGGTGCGAGAACATGCTCTGTCCCGCGCACCTGTTTCCCCAACTGGAGCATTGTACGACCGTCCGGCGTCTCGACAAGCTTGACCCATTTCTGGAACGGGTCATATGATGCACTCAACCACCAGAATCCCAGATCACTCCAGTCTGACTTTCCACCATACTCGAACTTCCCATACTCCCACGAGCGACGAAGAAGATCACTGATATCAGCTAGATACTCCTCCGGGAACACGACCTCAACCGAGGGATTCGCCGGTTTGGGTTGGCGGAGCCAGTGAATGATTCCATGATAGCCGTCTGAGAAGTCGTGTTGGACGCTATGTGGCCAGACTGTAAGGATACCGGAGAGGTCGACGTCAAAGCCAGAGAAGTCGTCCCGATCTAGCCATAGGATGCTGTATTCCTGAGCGAGGTATTCCTCGGTGACTGCCTCAATGTCCTTGTCTTCGTGACGATGCTGAACCTCAACGCCGATGCCCCGACCCTCGGGAAACTGGGGGGATGAGAACTTAACGAGGATATCTGCTCGGCGATCTCCGAGCGGTTGTTCTAACCCAATTGTCGCTTCTGGATACTCCGTTGTGAGCTTCGAGTACGCGATCGACTTCATCCGCAGATGTGGAGGTGATTCGCCCCCACAGTCCGCCTCTTCCTCGGTAGCGTGGTAGAAATGCCGCGCCACGAACGACCCTGACCGGTGATGGGATCGGCGAATTTTCAACGCATCGCCGCATTTCGGACATTCAAGCGGATCTTCTCGCTGAACCTGATTTGGAATTACTTCCTCACCTCGATGTAGCGCCAGAAACGGCATTGATTATCCCTTGAATAGAGAGTGAAAGGGCAGAATAATATCCTTTCTCTGCGCAGGGCCTGCGAATTCTACGAGCAACATGTATCTATTTATCCAAGAGTTTGTCAGGTATTACTGAGAATGACGCTCATTTCGCTGCTCAAATTTGCGGACACGCAACGGCCTCCTTACTTCAAACCGGGAACCGATCTCGAGCTGTTCGATGACGACGAAGAGGAGTGGAATGCCCTCTTCACGACATCGTATTCGCTCTCGACGCTCATTGACGCACTCAAACAGAGAACGATAGAGACAGGGCACGTCCGATTTGCTGACTCGGCCGCCCGCGACTATCTCCATCATCTTACAGAAACTGGTATTGACGATCGACTCCATCACGAGAGCCTCATGAACCGCGAGCGACTCGTCGCCTTTGCCGATGCGGACTACACCACGGTGGAGGACTTTCTCGGAACAGCAGACCCAATGGACATCGCCAAAGAGACCGGTGTCGACAGCGATGTCGTCTCCAGTATCGCGACGAACCATCTCGATGGGTTCTCAACCGGCAGTTCGTTCGGAGACACAGGACCGCTTGCAGATCTCACTCCCGGCGACTCATTCACAGGATGGGAACTTGTGGAGTCATCGTCGAACCGCATCCGGTGGGTCTCTGCAGGACGATTCAATCTTACGATTAGTCCTGCACCAGACGAGACTACGACTGTCTCGTGTAACGCCCCAGACGCCGGCCGAACCGCTTGGTATCGAAAGGGCTACTCAATCGAGGCCGGACCAGAAGATGAACTAACGCCTGCTGATGCGCTCACACAAGCTCACGAGTGGTTAGAGAACCATCAGCTGGAATACGAGGATGATCTCGCGCAACTACCTCACATCGGTGCAGCGACCAAAGATTATCTCGCTCTTGAATACGGAATTACATCAAAAGAGGACCTCCAAACGTTTGCGGAGACGCAGCCAGACGAATTCGACGAGATCTTTGGCTCTCCAGGGTCAGAGCTCCGGACTGCATTTGAGGAGTGAAATCCGATGTCTGAACGAACTAGTCGAGAACGCCTCTCGTACTAATGCCATCTCTTGACGAGTGCGTTCATGAGATACCGCACTGACGTCCGCTGGCAGGATGTCGGGGATCGAATCGACTAACGTGAAATCAGAGTGCTTGACGCCGAAGACATAGATGTCAGGGGCTCCTGGTAATTGAACTTGGTTTTCCATTCGAAAAAGGAATCGGAGCCACTCAACCGTCATTCTCACCTATACGGGAAGAGTCAGACAGTACGCCTCAATATCTGGCGCAAGGGAGATGACCTGCTCTCGCTTCCGTAGCTCTGCCTTTCGGGACTCGATCCGGGTTTCTAACTGCTCAAGACGTTGTTTCTGGTTCCGAATCGCGATGCGCATATCCGACCCTGTTGTGGCTTTTTGTTCGTACGAATCGATGAACGACTGTATCCGATCTCGTTCTGCTTGCTCATAGGCTTCCAAGTCAGAGAGTTCTTTCTGAACGTCCTGCTGACGGGTTTCGAGCAGATCTTCGCGGATGTCGGCGACCATACTACTGATGTACCTCTCGGCGGCGTCCTCGAGGTCACCTCGTTGCTTGAGTAGCCGAGAGACCGTACTCTCATCCGGACGAGCGTGAATCGTATCTGCATCGAGGACTCGCTCACCGAGTGAACGCTGGGCGTCGAGTCCAGCGAGGTCGACGTAGACGGGAATGAGTTGCTCACGAATCGTCTTGCCGGTTGCATCTTCGAAGGCGACTTTGTAGACGAATGTGATGCCGGGCTGGTCCACAAACGGCAGCAGCTTCATTCCGGCCTTCCCTGCGTGTTGCCCGTGCTGGAGAACCAAATCACGGAGGGCCTGCAGAACGTCCGCATCCGGGGAGAGGTACTCGATTCCGTCGTGATCGATGGCGAAATCTCGACTGAAGGTGAATGGGCCCATCGTCTCAGGCTGACCGCTGTCAGTTACTTCTGGTGGGACTTCTGCCTCGTACAACTGGTTTCCACGTTTCTCGACTGACCCCTCGAACGCCTCGATCGCTCGGGTGAAGAACTCCCGGATCTCCTGTTCACTTCCGAAGACGTCCTCCGAGTCGTCGACGATCGACTGAATCTCCTGTCGACTCTCAGCGTCGAACGTACTGCAATCGATGAGACTTCGTTCGTACCACTCAAGGAGCGTCTGTTCACGCTCTTCCATCAGCTCCTCGAGTTCCTCTTTGGTGGCTGAGGCTGGTTCCTGGTTCTGGACGGATTTCATCAAGAGAGAGTCGATATTGACGTCGTCCAGCATCCCGAGGACATCTGCCGTCGCACCAACTTTCGATCTAATCTCCTCGACCTTGTCTTGGAGGAGCTCGAAAATCTCGGATTCCCGAGTGCCATCGAACTGGAAGTTCCACACCTTTACCTCCTTGTCCTGGCCGTAGCGATGGATTCGACCAATCCGCTGTTCGAGGCGGTTCGGATTCCACGGGAGTTCGTAGTTGATCATGATGTGGCAGCTGTGCTGGAGGTCGATCCCCTCGCTGGCCGCATCGGTCGCCATCAGTAGTCGCGACTTCCCGTAGTTGAATTCGTCCTCAATGCGGGTTCGCTCGTCTTTGCTCACATCTCCGTGGATGGTCAGAATCTCGTCTGCCCACGGTTCGTCGGCGAAGAGATCGAGGAGATAGTCTAACGTATCGCGGTACTCAGTGAACAGAATGAGCTTCTCGTCCGGATGCTCCTCGAAGAGCTGTTCGATGTAGCGTTTGACCTTCCGGGCTTTGGTGTCGACTGGGAGGTCCTCAGCCATGGCGACGAGTTCCTGCAGCGTGTCGATCTCCTTCTGGAGCGCCTCATCACCCTGGGCGACCGTGAGACGTTCGAGTTCCTGCTCCGCCTGTTCACGGTCAGAGTCCTCCAAATCCTCGCCTTCGAGGTAGGCCGTCGCATCGGTCGAGAGGCCCCGCTCGTCGGGTTCAAGCAGCCCGTGAAGGCGTCGTCGGAGTGTCTCTCGAATCGCGCCTACGCTGCTTACAAGCCGCTTTTGCATGAGCGCCATCGCGAATCCGACGGCGGGCTCGTTCAGTTGATCAGATCTGTTGTAGACCTCACGGACGTACTCAGTTACGCGCTCGTACAGTTGCTCCTCTGCAGGAGACATCGAGACGGTGGCCGTTTGGACATCTCGTTCGGGGAAGATGCGCTCCCCGTTATCGTCGTAGATGGTCTCCTTTCCGCGCCGGATCATGACGCGGTTCACCGTCTCCCGAGTGAGGTCCTGGTCCTCGGCGACGAGGAATGGATCGATGTAGCTGATAAGGGATCGGAACGCCTCTCCCTTACCGTCGTGCGGTGTCGCACTTAGCAACAGTAGGGATTCACAGTGATTGGCGACGCGCTCGGCCATAAGCGAGGTCTTGCTGGGAGACTCGCCCCGCTTGCTGGCCTTGTGCGCTTCGTCGATGACGGCGACGTCCCAGAAGGCGTTCTCGATCTCGGACTGGAACTCGTCTTGACGGAGGAACGCCATGCTGGTGACTAGACGCTGGCCCTCCTGGTCCCAGATGTTCGCCTCCTCGCCGAGTCGTCGACGCTCGGCGTCGACCCACTGGCGGTCCGCAACCGTGAGGTCGATGTCGAAGAAGCGCTCCATATCCCGAATCCACTTTTTCTGGAGGTGTGCGGGAACGAGGAAGAGGACGCTGTTAGCTCGATTGCGGGCTTCGAGTTCTTTGAGGATGAGGCCTGCCTCGATGGTCTTCCCGAGACCGACGTCGTCGGCGATGAGTGCTCGCTGGCGGAGCTTCTGCATCACCTGATTCACGCAGGCGAGCTGGTATGGTTCGAGGCGGACGAGCGAGTTCGAGATGCTCAGGAGCTGCCCCTGCTCGTGGGCCATTTTGAGCTGGAGCGCCTCGGTTCGGAGGTCAAACCACTCCGACGAGACTGCTTCGTGTCGGGGGTGGAGGTCTGTCACCTGATCGTCGAGGGTATCGAGTGCATCACTGCGTGGTTCGGTGGAGACGTGGTCGAGACAGACCGTTTTCGCACCGCCACCCTCAACGTAGACACGAAGGTAGGGAAGATTCCCGACTTCGTAGGTACGGATGACTTCTGCTGGGTCACCGTTGAGTCTGATGCGGTCACCGGATTCGAAGTCCCTAGTCATTTAATCGAGCACGGACATGGTCTATCAGTTCCTCTCGGGTTTCTGTTCCGACGCGTGCAACACCCCGACGTTGGTAGACGAGAACGGGATGCTGGCTCTCCAACGATTCGAGGTCGACTGAATTCAAAGCACTGCGGGAGGTTCCAATGCACCATATCGAGTCCGGTTTCGCTTGCTCTACTATTGTCTTCCAGTTTGGAGTGATTATCTGCTTGAACACATCTGTAGTAAAGAGAAGAACGATCACATCGAGTTCACCAACCTGAGAAAGTAGAGAGTCCTCAAATTGTTCTGTGGACTTAGTTTGATCAACAGTCGGTTTTGACTCCACCGCGTTTTCTCCCTCAACATAGCCATAGATTTCGGATAGGACGTGAATCTCAGTGTCACAATAGTCTGAGAGCTCGTCTGCGAGAGTGTTCACAGATAGGAAAGACCCCTCAAAGTAGTCAGAGTACGAATTCGTAGACTCGCTTGTCGTCGTCGAGCCTTCCGTAAATATGGCAGCTCTCATCTAATCAGTATATTTTGGTAGTGCGGTTTTAAATCGTTCCCTGGGTTGTTGCCGAGCAGTGTTGTACGTATGGGGAGTTGCTATCGTCTCAATTCACTACAGAACTTTATCTTCAACAACTTCAGGAACGAGTCGATGTTCTGCGAACGGTTGAATATTGATCATGACTCCGTGTTTTTTGATTGGCGAATACCCCGAGGATAGCACCTCTTGAGAGGCCCGTTCCTCCCAATCCGACGGTAGTGCCTTTGAGATCTCATTACATCCCTCTTTGATTTCTTCCCCTAATTCGACATCCTTGTTGGTCTCAGCGGCTAGTTCTGCCAAAAGGCGAGCTTGACCTTCAAGACCCTCACGGGGCTCACCAGCGTCAAGGAATTTCTCTCCCTTGCTGAAATAATAGTTTATGAAGAAGATCCCATTGCTTCCGTAGTGAGTTGAACCAACTAGATCATCGAAATAAGGGAAAAGATCATAGAGATGAGCTTCGACGGGTGGCTCTTGACCTTGGCTGTAAGCTTCACACGCGGTTTCTAGATCTCTAAGTGCATCAAGCCATTCCTCTCTGTTCTCGTTTACTCGTTCGAGGAATGTTGGGCTGAAATGGTCTTCAAATTCGTCAGGATCCATCTGCTTGACAAGTTCATCAAGCGTTTCAAGCCGATTAGCGGTTCTTTTTCGGAATTTTACAACTTGTGGCTTCAACTTAGCTGCCACTGATGCAATGTCCTCACTCCGTCCTGGAAGATGGGAAGAACCTAATTCAAGAGCGGCCTCCTGAAACTCGTTTATTTGGGCAAGTGCACTCTCATACTGCTCATAACTTTCTGCGGCTTCTGCCTGTTCTGTCGTCGTTAGATTGCTGTCAGTCCGCCGCTGATCAGCGACATTTCTTTGTTTGCGGTATTCTGTTTTTAGGGGTTCGAGATATCTTGACTCGATCCTGTCAAAAATGCCTGAGTCAAGCTGGTGATAATCAATAAGACAGCCAAAGCCTTCGACCGCTGGATCCGAGACAAGTCGTTCAGTTGTAAGCCGCCACAGAATTGGACGGTTATTGAATCTTCTAAGGTGATAATCGAAAAGGTCATTTATTAGCCAATTCCCGACATTCGGATAGGCTCCTGCGTCAGGTTGTTTGTCACCCAATATTTGATCAATTTCTGCAAGTCTGTCCTCAGCTCCCTCTCCAAATATTTGAACAAACTCTTCTTCAATACGAGTAATAAGTGGGTCCTCAGAGATTTCCCGATCTCCGAGGGGGACTATACCGTCATCGTCCTCACGAACGATTTTGAGTGTGATATGTAACAATAGATCCTTTATTAACTCTTCAAAATCCTCACCAGGTTCTGTTATCGCATCTGGATTATAGCTGGGTACCTCTCTTGGATCTTCATTTGTCCTAATTGCTATTTCTCTGAGGATTTCATCTCTGCGTTCTTCATTTATTTCGAAGTGCTCAAACAAGATTTCATCAATTTGGGACGCCTTTTCATGAATCTTCTTCTTGATTTTTGATTCGTACTTTGCTGCAGAAATCCCCAACTCAGAAATGGTTTTGTCCCTGTCATTAAGTTCTGGATTAGTAATGGACATTTCATTTTTTAACTCTCGATGAGGATGGTGTTTGGCATACAATGGTTCTTCTTGGCCCAACAAATTGAGTAATAATGGTCCAGTATAGTATGGAGAGATAAAATCGTACTCACGAAGGCTTAATAACAGACCAAGGACTTCCTGGGCTAGCTCACCCAGACGATCAACTTGTTCAAGTTCCTTATCCCACGGCATTTTCGAGACCTCCCCTACTTGCCAGTGACGCCCCGTGGTAAGAGTGAGCATTAGATAGGTGGCCAAGTTACTATTTGAATATGCTAAGGCTTCCCAAATCGCTCTATCCGGTAAAAACGCTTGGCCAGCAGTCCCAAATATAGAGGATTCATGAAGATATCCGAACCGTTTCCCACCCTCTTTTATATTAGTATATGTTAATGCATTTTTAAAGTAATATTCTTCACTTCGTGGATATGACCCGTCATATCTCTTTACATCTCTACCATTTTCGCCCCACCACACCATTCGGGTGACCCGAGGAAGTATCCAAGCATCACTACCACCTTTTGCAAACGGAACCCAACCATCCTCCGAGGTTTCCCAGAATTGTCGGAGGTAACGAGCATTGTTGGCTGTTGCCAATCCCTGCTTGACTACCCCTAAACTTTCTCGATCTGTTTGTGCGTTACTAGCGTCAAATGACGAGTTTAATTCATATATTGACCGGATTTCCTCGGGTACCCAATAAGATAAGGGAGCACCGGGAACCATCGAGAATTCTTTGATATCTCGGCGATATCTACGTTGAATTCCCGAATTATCGACAGGATTTGAGAACGCGGATTCAAGGAATTTTGACTCCTTATTTCCTTTGTTCACGTCATGGAGTCTATAGAAATCAGCCGAAGCATCTTGAGTTTGTTTTGTTCTGACAACTGTTCCAGCGGTCCGAACTGTGGCCTTATCAAGCACGCCGATGCCATACTCCGCAAGGAAATCAAAGGAACCCCGATCTCCAATGAAATCTTCACGGAAATCCTCAAATGTCCGTTTGAACATGAATGTTCGGGGGACAATCATTCCAATCCGACCATTCTCTTTCACGATATTGTCGCATACCTCAAAGAAATTGATATAGAATTCTGGTTTGTATTTGTAATGCTCTTCCACGTACTTGTGGACAGCATCTGGCATTCGGTTCCCTGATCCGTAAGGAGGATTCATTAGGGCAACATCGTAATCTTGGGATAGGATGACCAGCGTTCGGAGAAAGCTCTTTAGATCTCTTGCAATGAACGAGTCATCGTCTCGGCGTTTAGCTACGTTTGAATGAAGATTTTCTAAGAATTTTGTAAGACTTCCAGGTCCATTGATTGACTCCGTAATTGTTGGCTGTTCCTCCATTGTGAATTCTTCTTCCAGCGTACCCCTAACATCAAGTAGCGAACCAAGTCCATGCACCTCTTCAAATGCATCTAAGATTTCTTCCAGAGCTTCACGGACGTCCGGTTGGTCACCGGCAATTTCATCAAAGACTTCGGGTGCAGACTCAATATTCGCAATATTAGCGTCAGCGCAGACTATTCCAACACTAGGCATCTGAAATTCATCTAACCCTCCTTCTTCTGCTCGGCTACGAGCTTTGAGATACAAATTAAATGTAGCTAGCTGGCATGCACGTAAATCCAAATCAACCCCGAAGAGATTGTGTCTAAGTATTTTTTCT
This DNA window, taken from Natronorubrum tibetense GA33, encodes the following:
- a CDS encoding helicase-related protein yields the protein MTRDFESGDRIRLNGDPAEVIRTYEVGNLPYLRVYVEGGGAKTVCLDHVSTEPRSDALDTLDDQVTDLHPRHEAVSSEWFDLRTEALQLKMAHEQGQLLSISNSLVRLEPYQLACVNQVMQKLRQRALIADDVGLGKTIEAGLILKELEARNRANSVLFLVPAHLQKKWIRDMERFFDIDLTVADRQWVDAERRRLGEEANIWDQEGQRLVTSMAFLRQDEFQSEIENAFWDVAVIDEAHKASKRGESPSKTSLMAERVANHCESLLLLSATPHDGKGEAFRSLISYIDPFLVAEDQDLTRETVNRVMIRRGKETIYDDNGERIFPERDVQTATVSMSPAEEQLYERVTEYVREVYNRSDQLNEPAVGFAMALMQKRLVSSVGAIRETLRRRLHGLLEPDERGLSTDATAYLEGEDLEDSDREQAEQELERLTVAQGDEALQKEIDTLQELVAMAEDLPVDTKARKVKRYIEQLFEEHPDEKLILFTEYRDTLDYLLDLFADEPWADEILTIHGDVSKDERTRIEDEFNYGKSRLLMATDAASEGIDLQHSCHIMINYELPWNPNRLEQRIGRIHRYGQDKEVKVWNFQFDGTRESEIFELLQDKVEEIRSKVGATADVLGMLDDVNIDSLLMKSVQNQEPASATKEELEELMEEREQTLLEWYERSLIDCSTFDAESRQEIQSIVDDSEDVFGSEQEIREFFTRAIEAFEGSVEKRGNQLYEAEVPPEVTDSGQPETMGPFTFSRDFAIDHDGIEYLSPDADVLQALRDLVLQHGQHAGKAGMKLLPFVDQPGITFVYKVAFEDATGKTIREQLIPVYVDLAGLDAQRSLGERVLDADTIHARPDESTVSRLLKQRGDLEDAAERYISSMVADIREDLLETRQQDVQKELSDLEAYEQAERDRIQSFIDSYEQKATTGSDMRIAIRNQKQRLEQLETRIESRKAELRKREQVISLAPDIEAYCLTLPV
- a CDS encoding competence protein CoiA family protein; the protein is MPFLALHRGEEVIPNQVQREDPLECPKCGDALKIRRSHHRSGSFVARHFYHATEEEADCGGESPPHLRMKSIAYSKLTTEYPEATIGLEQPLGDRRADILVKFSSPQFPEGRGIGVEVQHRHEDKDIEAVTEEYLAQEYSILWLDRDDFSGFDVDLSGILTVWPHSVQHDFSDGYHGIIHWLRQPKPANPSVEVVFPEEYLADISDLLRRSWEYGKFEYGGKSDWSDLGFWWLSASYDPFQKWVKLVETPDGRTMLQLGKQVRGTEHVLAPVQTNHGRNRGKVHSLAYEVESAEVTSSGWQDVKKVWLESGLQNTSVLLKLVGTPSGDLALSLGKFRHHSDTKEFITVSTEHEHNLKESLHELANLLG
- the pglX gene encoding BREX-5 system adenine-specific DNA-methyltransferase PglX, with the protein product MSNHSPPVTKAQLDKAEREHLESIVTELRDTVESDIQYQLEHGFELNNRDGGGELSGDAKDKRKSLVKAVEREEDDGVWKKKFERYVMGVGYTIINRLTAIRCMEVRGFIHRPVTQFGDSGTTPAAEKLENEKYLGPDEAKVQAYINVCKDLADEIEILFDTDSPYSIIDPDVDTFEKVCRKLDEVPEEVWRADDVLGWIYEYYNSSKLEELRRKGDYQGLDPDDVPAANQFYTPHWVVRMLTDNSLSKMYLESRGDLISTIKSQEALSPDERKKRNPSISKSPSLADFSTYLVPTEEPESTPKIRSPEDLRVIDPACGSGHFLLYAFDILERIWREEYPDLDRAAIPEKILRHNLFGVDLDLRACQLATFNLYLKARSRAEEGGLDEFQMPSVGIVCADANIANIESAPEVFDEIAGDQPDVREALEEILDAFEEVHGLGSLLDVRGTLEEEFTMEEQPTITESINGPGSLTKFLENLHSNVAKRRDDDSFIARDLKSFLRTLVILSQDYDVALMNPPYGSGNRMPDAVHKYVEEHYKYKPEFYINFFEVCDNIVKENGRIGMIVPRTFMFKRTFEDFREDFIGDRGSFDFLAEYGIGVLDKATVRTAGTVVRTKQTQDASADFYRLHDVNKGNKESKFLESAFSNPVDNSGIQRRYRRDIKEFSMVPGAPLSYWVPEEIRSIYELNSSFDASNAQTDRESLGVVKQGLATANNARYLRQFWETSEDGWVPFAKGGSDAWILPRVTRMVWWGENGRDVKRYDGSYPRSEEYYFKNALTYTNIKEGGKRFGYLHESSIFGTAGQAFLPDRAIWEALAYSNSNLATYLMLTLTTGRHWQVGEVSKMPWDKELEQVDRLGELAQEVLGLLLSLREYDFISPYYTGPLLLNLLGQEEPLYAKHHPHRELKNEMSITNPELNDRDKTISELGISAAKYESKIKKKIHEKASQIDEILFEHFEINEERRDEILREIAIRTNEDPREVPSYNPDAITEPGEDFEELIKDLLLHITLKIVREDDDGIVPLGDREISEDPLITRIEEEFVQIFGEGAEDRLAEIDQILGDKQPDAGAYPNVGNWLINDLFDYHLRRFNNRPILWRLTTERLVSDPAVEGFGCLIDYHQLDSGIFDRIESRYLEPLKTEYRKQRNVADQRRTDSNLTTTEQAEAAESYEQYESALAQINEFQEAALELGSSHLPGRSEDIASVAAKLKPQVVKFRKRTANRLETLDELVKQMDPDEFEDHFSPTFLERVNENREEWLDALRDLETACEAYSQGQEPPVEAHLYDLFPYFDDLVGSTHYGSNGIFFINYYFSKGEKFLDAGEPREGLEGQARLLAELAAETNKDVELGEEIKEGCNEISKALPSDWEERASQEVLSSGYSPIKKHGVMINIQPFAEHRLVPEVVEDKVL